In Myxococcus fulvus, the following proteins share a genomic window:
- a CDS encoding inorganic phosphate transporter, giving the protein MLLAAVILIVGVALIFDFINGFHDAANSIATVVSTRVLSPNLAVAWAAFFNFVAAFGGGVHVANTMGKGIINFELLRAAGPTAVLSVIFAALMGAIAWNLLTWWWGLPSSSSHALAGGMIGATLPVLGLKGLMGAGIAKIAAFIVLSPLIGTTLGMTLMLVSTWVVHKQTPRVVDVWFRRLQLVSSAIFSYSHGTNDAQKVMGIIAVVLFGTIWADRPFHIDWWMIISCHAAIALGTFFGGWRIIRTMGHSLTKLAPIGGFSAETGGGVTIIALAELGIPVSTTHTITGAIVGVGSTRGWRAVKWGVAGRIIWAWVFTIPASALMALLIYGMTQIVVRLVG; this is encoded by the coding sequence ATGCTACTCGCGGCCGTCATCCTCATCGTCGGAGTGGCTCTCATCTTCGATTTCATCAACGGCTTCCACGACGCGGCGAACTCCATCGCCACCGTGGTGTCCACCCGGGTGTTGTCACCGAACCTGGCCGTGGCGTGGGCCGCCTTCTTCAACTTCGTCGCCGCCTTTGGCGGCGGTGTCCATGTCGCCAACACCATGGGCAAGGGCATCATCAACTTCGAGCTGCTCCGCGCCGCGGGCCCCACCGCGGTGCTGTCGGTCATCTTCGCGGCGCTGATGGGCGCCATCGCCTGGAACCTGCTCACGTGGTGGTGGGGGCTGCCGTCGTCGTCCTCGCACGCGCTGGCGGGCGGCATGATTGGCGCGACGCTGCCCGTGCTGGGGCTGAAGGGCCTGATGGGCGCGGGCATCGCCAAGATTGCAGCCTTCATCGTGCTCTCGCCGCTCATCGGCACCACGCTGGGCATGACGCTGATGCTGGTGAGCACCTGGGTGGTGCACAAGCAGACGCCGCGCGTGGTGGACGTCTGGTTCCGCCGGCTGCAGCTCGTCTCGTCCGCCATCTTCTCCTACAGCCACGGCACCAACGACGCGCAGAAGGTGATGGGCATCATCGCCGTGGTGCTCTTCGGCACCATCTGGGCGGACCGGCCGTTCCACATCGACTGGTGGATGATCATCTCCTGTCACGCGGCCATCGCGCTGGGGACGTTCTTCGGCGGCTGGCGCATCATCCGCACCATGGGCCACAGCTTGACGAAGCTCGCGCCCATCGGCGGGTTCAGCGCGGAGACGGGCGGCGGCGTCACCATCATCGCGCTGGCGGAGCTGGGCATCCCCGTGTCCACCACCCACACCATCACCGGCGCCATCGTCGGCGTGGGCTCCACGCGCGGCTGGCGCGCGGTGAAGTGGGGCGTGGCGGGCCGCATCATCTGGGCCTGGGTGTTCACCATCCCCGCCTCCGCGTTGATGGCGCTGCTCATCTACGGGATGACCCAGATCGTCGTCCGTCTGGTGGGCTGA
- a CDS encoding DUF47 domain-containing protein: protein MLERLMPKSDEFFDDFDKQCAATVQGAKMLHELLSDYTDVPRRVQALKDVEHQGDEVTHTAFNRLHKQFITPFDRTQIHSLLSRIDDVLDLANAAASRLHYYEIQSSLPDATELARLLVLSAQKVQEVVAALRLIKKPEQILAGCKEIKRLETQADEVLRSGLGRLFKSGVDTLTIIKWKEIYDLIETATDKCQGVANVIEGVVLEHS from the coding sequence ATGCTCGAAAGGCTGATGCCCAAGTCGGACGAGTTCTTCGACGACTTCGACAAACAGTGCGCCGCCACAGTGCAGGGCGCGAAGATGCTTCACGAACTGCTCAGCGACTACACGGACGTGCCCAGGCGGGTCCAGGCGCTCAAGGACGTGGAGCACCAGGGTGACGAGGTCACCCACACCGCCTTCAACCGCCTGCACAAGCAGTTCATCACCCCGTTCGACCGGACGCAGATCCACTCGCTGCTGTCGCGCATCGACGACGTGCTGGACCTGGCGAACGCGGCCGCGTCACGGCTGCACTACTACGAAATCCAGAGCAGCCTGCCGGACGCGACGGAGCTGGCGCGGCTCCTGGTGCTGTCCGCCCAGAAGGTGCAGGAGGTGGTGGCGGCGCTGCGGCTCATCAAGAAGCCGGAGCAGATCCTCGCCGGCTGCAAGGAGATCAAGCGCCTGGAGACGCAGGCGGACGAAGTGCTTCGCTCGGGCCTGGGCCGGCTGTTCAAGAGCGGGGTCGACACTCTGACCATCATCAAGTGGAAGGAGATCTACGACCTCATCGAGACCGCCACGGACAAGTGCCAGGGTGTGGCGAACGTCATCGAAGGCGTGGTGCTGGAGCACTCCTGA
- the trxA gene encoding thioredoxin: MATDVIELGDARFHQEVLESKEPVLVDFTATWCPPCRAIAPTVAALATEYRGRMKVAKLDVDANQETAQRYNIRSVPALLLFKDGQVVQQLLGAMPRAKLEQALLPHL; encoded by the coding sequence ATGGCCACGGACGTCATCGAGCTGGGCGACGCGCGGTTCCACCAGGAGGTGCTCGAGTCGAAGGAGCCGGTGCTGGTGGACTTCACCGCCACCTGGTGCCCACCATGCCGCGCCATCGCCCCCACCGTGGCCGCGCTCGCCACCGAGTACCGGGGCCGCATGAAGGTGGCGAAGCTGGACGTGGACGCGAACCAGGAGACCGCCCAGCGCTACAACATCCGCTCCGTCCCCGCCCTGCTGCTCTTCAAGGACGGCCAGGTCGTCCAGCAGCTCCTGGGCGCCATGCCCCGGGCGAAGCTGGAACAGGCGCTGCTTCCCCACCTGTAG
- a CDS encoding LysR family transcriptional regulator, whose product MLLFTEVVTAGGLTAAAQRLGLRKSTVSRRLSALEERLGVRLLERNARHLRLTEAGRDYHVHCARLVSEAREVNRALGESRATPQGTLRIATLSLLGELLTPLIAELLLHHPLLRVELALAEAHVDLIAEEYDVALRTGPLADSSLVARKLGRLRTGYYASPAYLARQGTPRTPADLQGHACVVLAEPRTDEVWFFGEGRDALSRPVTGRLRVPSVRAGQAAARAGLGVVRLPASLVVDDVRSGLLVPVLEAATPPGLPVFAVYPSSRQLPPKLRAFLALLSERGASLPWEVEAPSPRRR is encoded by the coding sequence ATGCTGCTCTTCACCGAGGTGGTCACTGCTGGAGGGCTCACCGCCGCCGCCCAGCGGCTGGGCCTGCGCAAGTCCACCGTGAGCCGCCGGCTCTCCGCGCTCGAGGAGCGGCTCGGGGTCCGCCTGCTGGAGCGCAACGCGCGCCACCTGCGCCTCACCGAGGCGGGGCGCGACTACCATGTCCACTGCGCTCGGCTGGTCTCCGAGGCCCGCGAGGTGAACCGCGCCCTGGGTGAGTCCCGCGCCACGCCCCAGGGCACCCTGCGCATCGCCACCCTCTCCCTGCTGGGCGAGCTGCTCACCCCCCTCATCGCGGAGCTGCTCCTGCACCACCCGCTGCTGCGCGTGGAGCTGGCGCTCGCCGAGGCCCACGTCGACCTCATCGCCGAGGAGTACGACGTGGCGCTGCGCACCGGCCCGCTCGCCGACTCGTCGCTGGTGGCCAGGAAGCTCGGGCGGCTGCGCACCGGCTACTACGCCAGCCCCGCGTACCTGGCCCGCCAGGGCACACCCCGCACCCCCGCCGACCTCCAGGGCCATGCCTGCGTCGTGCTCGCCGAGCCCCGTACCGACGAGGTCTGGTTCTTCGGCGAGGGCCGCGACGCCCTGAGCCGCCCCGTCACCGGCCGCCTCCGCGTCCCCAGCGTGCGCGCCGGACAGGCCGCCGCCCGCGCGGGCCTGGGCGTGGTCCGACTGCCCGCCTCCCTCGTCGTCGACGACGTGCGCAGCGGCCTGCTCGTCCCCGTCCTGGAGGCGGCGACTCCGCCGGGTCTCCCCGTGTTCGCCGTCTACCCGAGCAGCCGCCAGCTCCCACCCAAGCTGCGCGCCTTCTTGGCGCTGCTCTCGGAGCGCGGCGCGTCGCTGCCCTGGGAGGTGGAGGCGCCCTCCCCCCGGAGACGTTGA
- the dusA gene encoding tRNA dihydrouridine(20/20a) synthase DusA, with protein sequence MMPSSPMPLCVAPMMDWTDRNCRYFHRQISRHTLLYTEMLTTGAVLHGDRERLLGYEAAEHPVAIQLGGSEPEALAEAARIAESWGYDEVNLNVGCPSDRVQSGRFGACLMAEPELVARLVGAMRSAVSIPVTVKSRIAIDELEEWPTLERFVRLIAAEGCTRFIVHARKAWLQGLSPKENRDVPPLRYDLVHRLKQELPHLDISINGGIKTLDAAAEHLKHVDGVMIGRAVYENPYLLAEADRRFFGVTEAPRERHEVVEAMLPYIERSCQRGAPLSAVTRHMLGLFQGLPGARAWRRHLSENAHKPGAGPEVVVAALGKVRREPDAVVAA encoded by the coding sequence ATGATGCCCTCAAGCCCCATGCCGTTGTGTGTCGCGCCGATGATGGACTGGACGGACCGGAACTGCCGGTACTTCCACCGTCAAATCAGTCGGCACACGCTCCTGTACACGGAGATGCTGACCACGGGCGCCGTGCTCCACGGCGACCGCGAGCGGCTGCTGGGCTACGAGGCGGCCGAGCACCCGGTGGCCATCCAACTGGGGGGCTCGGAGCCGGAGGCGTTGGCGGAGGCGGCGCGCATCGCCGAGTCGTGGGGCTACGACGAGGTGAACCTGAACGTGGGCTGCCCCAGTGACAGGGTGCAGTCGGGCCGCTTCGGCGCGTGCCTGATGGCGGAGCCGGAGCTGGTGGCGAGGCTGGTGGGCGCGATGCGCTCGGCGGTGAGCATCCCGGTGACGGTGAAGTCGCGCATCGCCATCGATGAGCTGGAGGAGTGGCCCACGCTGGAGCGCTTCGTGCGGCTGATTGCCGCGGAAGGGTGCACGCGCTTCATCGTGCATGCGCGCAAGGCGTGGCTCCAGGGGCTGAGCCCCAAGGAGAACCGCGACGTGCCGCCGCTGCGCTACGACCTGGTGCACCGGCTCAAGCAGGAGCTGCCGCACCTGGACATCAGCATCAACGGCGGCATCAAGACGCTGGACGCGGCGGCCGAGCACCTGAAGCACGTGGACGGGGTGATGATTGGCCGCGCCGTCTACGAGAATCCGTACCTCCTGGCGGAGGCGGACCGCCGCTTCTTCGGTGTGACGGAGGCCCCGCGCGAGCGCCACGAGGTGGTGGAGGCGATGCTCCCGTACATCGAGCGCAGTTGTCAGCGGGGCGCGCCGCTGAGCGCGGTGACGCGGCACATGCTGGGCCTGTTCCAGGGCCTGCCCGGTGCGCGCGCGTGGCGACGGCACCTGAGCGAGAACGCGCACAAGCCCGGTGCCGGGCCTGAGGTCGTGGTGGCCGCGCTCGGCAAGGTGCGCCGCGAGCCCGACGCCGTCGTGGCGGCCTGA
- a CDS encoding virginiamycin B lyase family protein: protein MTQPPGRITEYPLTADGTGPYGICAGPDGALWFTEVHAGRVGRIDLDGAVTTFALPTPDSGPSVITAGPDGALWFTQQKANRIGRVTTRGEVREFALPTEGSGPFGLCAGPDGALWFTQMSTHRLGRITLEGAVTEFALEAGSYPSFIASGPDGALWFTQNASNRIGRITVDGQVSGFALPTPKAGPVGITRGPDEALWFVEILADRIGRIGLDGGITEHPLPRAGAKPHAIVTGADGALWFTQWGSNHIGRMTTSGEVTEYAIPTAKAEPHGIATGPDGALWFAEEAGKIGRLAPR from the coding sequence ATGACGCAGCCCCCTGGACGCATCACGGAGTACCCGCTCACGGCTGATGGAACCGGGCCCTATGGAATCTGCGCCGGGCCTGATGGCGCGCTCTGGTTCACGGAGGTGCACGCGGGCCGCGTGGGACGCATCGACCTGGACGGCGCGGTGACGACCTTCGCGCTGCCGACGCCGGACTCGGGGCCCTCCGTCATCACCGCGGGGCCCGACGGCGCGCTCTGGTTCACGCAGCAGAAGGCGAACCGCATCGGCCGGGTGACGACGCGTGGCGAGGTGCGTGAGTTCGCGCTGCCGACAGAGGGGTCCGGCCCGTTCGGGCTCTGCGCGGGGCCTGACGGCGCGCTCTGGTTCACGCAGATGTCGACGCATCGGCTGGGGCGAATCACCCTGGAGGGCGCCGTCACCGAGTTCGCGCTCGAGGCCGGCAGCTACCCGTCGTTCATCGCCTCCGGGCCGGATGGAGCGCTCTGGTTCACGCAGAACGCGAGCAATCGCATCGGGCGAATCACGGTGGACGGACAGGTCTCCGGGTTCGCGCTGCCCACGCCGAAGGCGGGCCCCGTCGGAATCACGCGGGGGCCGGATGAGGCGCTGTGGTTCGTGGAGATCCTCGCGGACCGCATCGGGCGCATCGGGCTCGACGGAGGCATCACCGAGCATCCGTTGCCTCGGGCCGGCGCGAAGCCGCACGCCATCGTCACGGGCGCCGACGGTGCGCTCTGGTTCACCCAGTGGGGAAGCAATCACATCGGACGGATGACGACCTCGGGTGAGGTCACCGAGTACGCCATCCCCACCGCGAAGGCGGAGCCGCACGGCATCGCGACGGGGCCGGATGGCGCGCTGTGGTTCGCGGAGGAGGCGGGGAAGATAGGGCGCCTGGCGCCGCGCTGA
- a CDS encoding CGNR zinc finger domain-containing protein, producing the protein MADARSPGLPTDVVLVLEFINTLDVEKLVDAVPTPGALDAWCRARGLVSSSDAFTPDAFRAAIDAREALRAVLLSHTGEPLAASDLKTLERVASSSPLTVGFGQDGVSLRPAATGGWKALGALFAAIVSTQRDNHWLRMKVCAAGACQEAFYDTSKNRSGRWCSMAVCGNRTKLQRFRASPPRR; encoded by the coding sequence ATGGCCGATGCGCGCAGCCCCGGACTTCCCACGGACGTCGTCCTGGTCCTCGAGTTCATCAACACGCTCGACGTGGAGAAGCTCGTCGACGCCGTGCCCACGCCGGGCGCGCTCGACGCCTGGTGCCGCGCGCGCGGCCTCGTGTCGTCCTCGGACGCCTTCACCCCGGACGCCTTCCGCGCCGCCATCGACGCCCGCGAGGCCCTGCGCGCCGTGCTCCTCTCCCACACCGGAGAGCCCCTGGCCGCCTCGGATTTGAAGACGCTGGAGCGCGTCGCCTCCTCCAGCCCGCTCACCGTGGGCTTCGGCCAGGACGGCGTGTCGCTGCGCCCCGCGGCCACCGGCGGCTGGAAGGCCCTGGGCGCCCTGTTCGCCGCCATCGTCTCCACCCAGCGCGACAACCACTGGCTCCGGATGAAGGTGTGCGCCGCGGGCGCGTGCCAGGAGGCCTTCTACGACACCTCCAAGAACCGCTCCGGCCGGTGGTGCTCCATGGCCGTGTGCGGCAACCGCACCAAGCTCCAGCGCTTCCGCGCCAGCCCGCCCCGGCGCTGA
- a CDS encoding fibronectin type III domain-containing protein, with protein sequence MAKNLVVVALSAWDSKDNLWWATYTVTLLNLSDQEVVNPEIKFTVGAGQKISNHYGLIWSSVAPDNTITGRLVAERKTIPAKGEQKFQLAVQGDGTPTGLGPLPSGFLVNGQDANPPANDKEKPSIPTGIRAVSTGSKLVSLAWTPSTDNVAVAGYVVYYAPKGRSGLQKVTTRLPQVTLKGLSPATTYSIQVEAFDLSNNQSGKSSVFSIQTAVPLPDQGDWDVRRAPFIDFTAYPTPQVKVYQEESGLDGFFLGFLVAQPGGDKKVYWGGFPSMDDSNTGISYPGDLTVSDYGKDDMKVFTANGGKVVLSFGGASNVPLEAEETDIAKIVATYEGILRNFMIDGKNMVTHFDFDFEGAFIHDPVGQDRHVAAISQVLAKHPYLKTSYTLPVDGAPGSLEGFNEGGVKLLQKLFDAGVEPSLINGMLMEFGQTSPPDAYDCCVLGLEGMHRQIRSVFTTWNDAKVWRRIGACPMFGRHINGKEFTLENMDKLIAYANDKDIGCLSGWDATRDRNQGMLPQCDDMNGQDLAKCTYTEQESFDFGKKISNYKQDEGALGKKAAG encoded by the coding sequence ATGGCAAAGAATCTCGTTGTGGTGGCCCTGTCGGCGTGGGACTCCAAAGACAATCTCTGGTGGGCGACCTACACGGTGACCCTGCTCAACCTCTCGGACCAGGAGGTGGTCAATCCCGAGATCAAGTTCACCGTCGGGGCGGGTCAGAAGATCAGCAACCACTACGGGCTCATCTGGTCGAGTGTCGCTCCCGACAACACCATCACCGGCAGGCTGGTGGCCGAGCGCAAGACCATCCCCGCCAAGGGTGAGCAGAAGTTCCAGTTGGCGGTGCAGGGTGACGGGACGCCCACGGGGCTGGGGCCACTGCCCTCCGGCTTCCTGGTCAACGGCCAGGACGCGAACCCTCCGGCCAACGACAAGGAGAAGCCCTCCATTCCGACGGGGATTCGCGCCGTGTCGACAGGCTCCAAGCTCGTCTCGTTGGCCTGGACGCCCTCCACGGACAACGTGGCCGTCGCGGGGTACGTCGTGTACTACGCCCCGAAGGGACGGTCCGGGCTGCAGAAGGTCACCACCCGGCTCCCCCAGGTGACGTTGAAGGGGCTGTCTCCCGCCACGACGTACTCCATCCAGGTGGAGGCCTTCGACCTGTCGAACAACCAGTCCGGCAAGTCCAGCGTCTTCTCTATTCAGACCGCGGTGCCCCTGCCGGACCAGGGGGACTGGGACGTCCGGCGCGCGCCCTTCATCGACTTCACGGCGTACCCCACGCCGCAGGTCAAGGTGTACCAGGAGGAGTCGGGCCTGGATGGCTTCTTCCTCGGCTTCCTGGTCGCGCAGCCGGGCGGGGACAAGAAGGTGTATTGGGGCGGCTTCCCCTCCATGGACGACTCGAACACCGGGATTTCGTACCCGGGTGATTTGACCGTCTCGGACTACGGCAAGGATGACATGAAGGTCTTCACCGCCAACGGGGGCAAGGTCGTGCTCTCGTTCGGCGGCGCCTCGAACGTGCCCCTGGAGGCGGAGGAGACGGACATCGCGAAGATCGTCGCGACCTACGAGGGCATCCTCAGGAACTTCATGATCGACGGCAAGAACATGGTGACCCACTTCGACTTCGACTTCGAGGGGGCCTTCATCCACGACCCGGTGGGGCAGGACCGTCACGTGGCCGCCATCAGCCAGGTCCTCGCGAAGCATCCGTACCTGAAGACCTCGTACACGCTGCCGGTGGACGGAGCGCCGGGCTCGCTCGAGGGCTTCAACGAGGGCGGGGTGAAGCTCCTGCAGAAGCTCTTCGACGCGGGCGTGGAGCCGTCGCTCATCAACGGCATGTTGATGGAGTTCGGCCAGACGTCCCCGCCGGATGCCTATGATTGCTGCGTGCTCGGCCTGGAAGGCATGCACCGGCAGATCCGCTCCGTCTTCACGACCTGGAACGACGCCAAGGTGTGGCGTCGCATCGGCGCGTGCCCCATGTTCGGGCGCCACATCAACGGCAAGGAGTTCACGCTGGAGAACATGGACAAGCTGATTGCCTATGCCAACGACAAGGACATCGGCTGCTTGTCGGGCTGGGACGCCACGCGCGACCGGAACCAGGGCATGTTGCCGCAGTGCGACGACATGAACGGCCAGGACCTCGCGAAGTGCACCTACACGGAGCAGGAGTCGTTCGACTTCGGGAAGAAGATCTCCAACTACAAGCAGGACGAGGGCGCGCTCGGGAAGAAGGCCGCGGGGTAG
- a CDS encoding arginase family protein, which produces MSSPIALIAVPSGLGLSRPDGRIPRVDLLPEALLEAGLGLRLQAKVEHTVTPRPYVLERDARTRILNAPGIAELSLRLADVVEATVRAQRFPLVLGGDCSILLGCLLGLKRTGAHSGLAFMDGHTDFWPPEASALGGAAGMDLWLSTGRGPSLLSNLENRGPLVLDEDVAVLGVRDPERQGEKVGAEDARDTGMAWLDLDVLRRDGIAAGAKRALTRFKERGVKGFWMHLDADVMDDAVMPAVDSRQDDGLRVAELGELVARLVDSGLAVGMDVTIYDPSLDPRRDAARALVDTLTRGLGALVPGRATSRSPEP; this is translated from the coding sequence ATGTCATCGCCCATCGCCCTCATCGCCGTGCCCTCCGGTCTGGGGCTGAGCCGTCCGGACGGGCGGATTCCCCGTGTGGACCTGCTGCCCGAGGCCCTGCTGGAGGCCGGCCTGGGGCTCCGGCTCCAGGCGAAGGTGGAGCACACCGTGACGCCCCGGCCCTATGTGCTGGAGCGAGACGCCCGGACGCGCATCCTCAACGCCCCCGGCATCGCCGAGCTGAGCCTCCGGCTCGCGGACGTCGTCGAAGCCACCGTGCGCGCACAGCGCTTCCCGCTCGTCCTGGGCGGGGACTGCAGCATCCTGCTCGGCTGCCTGCTGGGACTGAAGCGCACCGGCGCGCACTCGGGGCTCGCCTTCATGGATGGACACACCGACTTCTGGCCGCCCGAGGCCTCCGCGCTCGGCGGGGCCGCGGGCATGGACCTCTGGCTGTCCACCGGCCGTGGCCCTTCTCTGCTGTCGAACCTGGAGAACCGCGGCCCGCTGGTCCTCGACGAGGACGTGGCCGTGCTCGGGGTCAGGGACCCGGAGCGCCAGGGGGAGAAGGTCGGCGCCGAGGACGCTCGCGACACGGGCATGGCCTGGCTGGACCTGGACGTCCTGCGCCGGGACGGAATCGCCGCCGGGGCGAAGCGCGCGCTCACCCGATTCAAGGAGCGCGGCGTGAAGGGCTTCTGGATGCACCTGGACGCGGACGTCATGGACGACGCGGTGATGCCCGCCGTCGACTCGCGTCAGGACGACGGCCTGCGCGTCGCGGAGCTCGGGGAGCTGGTCGCCCGGCTCGTCGACTCGGGCCTGGCGGTGGGCATGGACGTCACCATCTACGACCCGAGCCTGGACCCAAGGCGGGACGCCGCCCGGGCGCTGGTGGACACGCTCACCCGAGGGCTCGGGGCCCTGGTGCCGGGCAGGGCCACCTCGCGCTCCCCGGAGCCTTGA
- a CDS encoding terpene synthase family protein: MKPASSPAVRERRFPSAVHPAVEELELHGLQWCQRFGMLPNEERTEVFKLSKFGWLGGRTYGRVGFEEACLATRYLIWLFMNDDWTDTLPLEQVRVHEQHLLGVLEGADPADREVVPTVSALRDVWKDVQAMAAPLCQQRFKLHLGKYIRSTTWEAGNRRVLRVPDLEAYLEMRLVTGAMDSVLDLIEITQHLCLPDAVLRHEVVAEMALCVCHLINWSNDVGSLEREARQGDVHNLVMVLRQQHELSMEEAIRRATRMYDEMLERFVALERRLPSFGAEEDAALRLYVVGLEDWLQGYEDWFREDSQRYALDSWGLGGMVSNRGVPSSNS, translated from the coding sequence ATGAAGCCCGCGTCCTCGCCCGCAGTTCGGGAGCGTCGTTTCCCGTCGGCCGTCCATCCCGCGGTGGAGGAGCTCGAGCTCCATGGCCTCCAGTGGTGTCAGCGCTTCGGGATGCTCCCGAACGAGGAGCGGACCGAGGTCTTCAAGCTGTCGAAGTTCGGCTGGCTGGGGGGGCGGACCTATGGGCGCGTGGGCTTCGAGGAGGCCTGCCTCGCGACGCGCTATCTCATCTGGCTGTTCATGAACGACGATTGGACCGACACCCTGCCGCTCGAGCAGGTGCGGGTCCACGAGCAGCACCTGCTGGGCGTGCTGGAAGGCGCTGACCCAGCCGACCGGGAGGTGGTGCCGACGGTCTCTGCGCTGAGGGATGTCTGGAAGGACGTCCAGGCGATGGCGGCGCCCCTCTGTCAGCAGCGGTTCAAGCTCCACCTCGGCAAATACATCCGCTCCACCACCTGGGAGGCGGGGAACCGGCGGGTGCTGCGCGTTCCGGACCTGGAGGCCTATCTGGAGATGCGGCTGGTCACCGGGGCCATGGACTCGGTCCTCGACCTGATTGAGATCACCCAGCACCTCTGCCTGCCCGACGCGGTGCTTCGCCACGAGGTCGTCGCGGAGATGGCGCTCTGCGTGTGCCACCTCATCAACTGGTCCAATGACGTCGGCTCCCTGGAGCGGGAGGCGCGGCAGGGGGACGTCCACAACCTGGTGATGGTGCTCCGCCAGCAGCACGAGCTCTCGATGGAGGAGGCCATCCGCCGCGCCACGCGGATGTATGACGAGATGCTGGAGCGCTTCGTTGCCCTGGAGCGACGGCTGCCTTCGTTCGGCGCGGAGGAGGATGCTGCCTTGAGGCTGTATGTCGTGGGCCTGGAGGACTGGCTCCAGGGCTACGAGGACTGGTTCCGTGAGGACAGCCAACGCTACGCGCTCGACTCGTGGGGCTTGGGAGGAATGGTGTCGAACCGGGGCGTCCCTTCCTCCAACTCGTAG
- a CDS encoding GFA family protein, with translation MHRGSCLCGAVRFTVEGELRAPDACHCGKCRKHSGHYFVSTDVPRSAVTLEGADKVTWFQSSEKARRGFCSVCGSSLFWDPLQRDWIGIAMGAFDTPTQTRVALHIYLANKGDYYELEEGTPRFDTIPPKPHESSA, from the coding sequence ATGCATCGGGGTTCCTGCTTGTGCGGCGCGGTCCGCTTCACCGTAGAGGGCGAGCTGCGCGCGCCGGACGCCTGCCATTGCGGCAAGTGCCGCAAGCACTCGGGGCACTACTTCGTGTCGACGGACGTCCCCCGCTCGGCCGTCACCCTCGAGGGCGCGGACAAGGTCACCTGGTTCCAGTCCTCGGAGAAGGCGCGGCGCGGGTTCTGCTCCGTCTGCGGCTCGTCGCTGTTCTGGGACCCGCTCCAGCGCGACTGGATTGGCATCGCCATGGGCGCGTTCGACACGCCCACCCAGACGCGCGTGGCGCTCCACATCTACCTGGCCAACAAGGGCGACTACTACGAGTTGGAGGAAGGGACGCCCCGGTTCGACACCATTCCTCCCAAGCCCCACGAGTCGAGCGCGTAG
- a CDS encoding tetratricopeptide repeat protein gives MAEQLRQVDRLRRTGRYASALAQVRALAEAHPRLGIVLMELAMTLGIWGGAPAEALPWFERVLELAPGHRTTRLHRALCLARLGRHAEAVADFDALVDGGYRKALVLHMKRAESLEALGQDARAEQDWTLALAEDRDNPWLLQQRAAVRARLGMHAEALEDLSAALAPQQGADIDPELLHERGLLRAKLGDGDGARADFQAGLSALRRGDPDSLRDALSSAIQALDAP, from the coding sequence GTGGCGGAGCAGCTGCGCCAGGTCGACCGGCTGCGCAGGACGGGCCGGTACGCCTCCGCGCTCGCGCAGGTGCGCGCGCTCGCCGAGGCGCACCCCAGGCTGGGCATCGTCCTGATGGAGCTGGCGATGACGCTCGGCATCTGGGGCGGCGCGCCGGCCGAGGCGCTCCCCTGGTTCGAGCGGGTCCTGGAGCTGGCTCCCGGGCACCGGACGACCCGGCTGCACCGCGCGCTGTGCCTCGCCCGGCTGGGTCGCCATGCGGAGGCCGTGGCGGACTTCGACGCGCTGGTGGACGGCGGCTATCGCAAGGCGCTGGTGCTGCACATGAAGCGCGCCGAGTCCCTGGAGGCGCTCGGGCAGGATGCGCGGGCGGAGCAGGACTGGACGCTCGCGTTGGCCGAGGACAGGGACAACCCCTGGCTGCTCCAGCAGCGTGCCGCCGTGCGAGCCCGTCTGGGAATGCACGCGGAGGCCCTGGAGGACCTGTCCGCCGCGCTCGCCCCGCAACAGGGCGCCGACATCGACCCGGAGCTGCTCCACGAGCGCGGCCTGCTCCGCGCGAAGCTCGGTGATGGCGACGGCGCGCGCGCGGACTTCCAGGCGGGGCTCTCCGCCTTGCGCCGGGGAGACCCGGACTCGCTGCGGGATGCGCTGAGTTCGGCAATCCAAGCGCTCGACGCGCCCTGA